A genomic segment from Tuwongella immobilis encodes:
- a CDS encoding serine/threonine protein kinase — MIGRIFMGRYEVLRLIGEGGMGRVYLARSLDNNRQVVVKVMHEHIAEDQKFRDRFARESELMKGFRHPYCVSFLDASLEDPLGPCLVMEYIRGKNLDKLLEKNTRFNPARVGRLIGQLCDVLHAAHESGMIHRDLKPSNLMVIEPDTPNETIKVMDFGLAKMVERDEMKKVTDTNVDFAVGTPGYICPEQVRGEEMDHRGDIYSVGVIMYELLTGRLPFLGPSSMDMLLAHATEVPPSFGELNMGIYIPPLVEQVVFTCLAKNREDRPQSARVLAEWFEGALLSDMEPQEEYYEEPSRVTQPELMMPELTRDPSVLTYHMEAWMPQSIAIVKVRGFVHDSGGEVLESVPGLIRVRMGQRGRTRGSALSWLGLGRKSTAIELELRLHSVEARGDSKLLIELIFRPNSVAQLNDETWRERCATIFIEARAYLMGG, encoded by the coding sequence ATGATCGGTCGAATTTTCATGGGCCGCTACGAAGTCCTCCGCTTAATCGGCGAAGGGGGCATGGGGCGGGTGTATCTGGCACGTTCGCTTGACAACAATCGGCAAGTGGTCGTGAAAGTGATGCACGAACACATTGCTGAAGATCAAAAATTTCGGGACCGCTTCGCCCGCGAATCCGAACTCATGAAGGGGTTCCGACACCCGTACTGCGTGTCATTCCTGGACGCATCGTTGGAGGATCCGCTTGGCCCATGTTTGGTCATGGAATATATTCGGGGCAAAAACCTCGATAAACTTCTCGAAAAAAATACGCGATTTAACCCCGCTCGCGTCGGGCGGCTGATCGGACAATTGTGCGATGTCTTGCACGCCGCCCACGAGAGTGGCATGATCCACCGCGATCTCAAACCGTCCAACTTGATGGTGATTGAACCGGATACGCCCAACGAAACCATCAAGGTGATGGATTTCGGTCTGGCGAAGATGGTCGAACGCGATGAAATGAAGAAAGTCACCGACACGAACGTCGATTTCGCCGTCGGGACGCCCGGCTACATCTGCCCGGAGCAGGTCCGCGGCGAAGAGATGGACCATCGCGGCGACATCTACTCGGTTGGCGTGATTATGTACGAACTGCTCACCGGACGACTGCCGTTTCTCGGCCCGTCCAGCATGGATATGCTGCTGGCTCATGCCACCGAAGTTCCACCATCGTTCGGCGAATTGAATATGGGGATCTACATTCCGCCGCTGGTGGAGCAAGTGGTATTCACCTGCTTGGCGAAAAATCGCGAAGATCGCCCGCAGTCGGCACGTGTGTTGGCCGAGTGGTTCGAAGGGGCACTGCTCTCGGACATGGAGCCGCAAGAGGAGTACTACGAAGAACCAAGCCGTGTGACGCAGCCCGAACTGATGATGCCGGAGTTGACGCGCGATCCATCGGTACTCACCTATCACATGGAAGCGTGGATGCCACAATCGATTGCGATTGTGAAGGTGCGCGGCTTCGTCCACGATTCCGGCGGCGAGGTGTTGGAAAGCGTGCCCGGACTGATTCGAGTGCGGATGGGGCAGCGGGGGCGCACGCGCGGATCGGCATTGTCTTGGTTGGGATTGGGGCGAAAATCGACCGCAATCGAACTCGAACTCCGCTTGCATTCCGTGGAGGCGCGGGGCGATAGTAAGTTGTTGATTGAACTGATCTTCCGTCCCAATTCCGTCGCTCAACTCAATGATGAGACGTGGCGGGAACGCTGTGCCACCATCTTCATCGAAGCCCGTGCGTATCTGATGGGCGGGTAA
- a CDS encoding universal stress protein yields MLPIRKILYPTDFSSYSTQAYFHAIALAENHHASLTILYVYQPDMHHEQSGDRSFWRGQLEQIRPMNPEIEVHHELLEGPPAQAIIRYATEHLMDLIVLGIHGRTATTGQLMGSVAEQVLRDAPCSVLTVKLPQHAPPVTPMFGTRRNSY; encoded by the coding sequence ATGCTGCCGATCCGAAAGATTCTTTATCCGACTGATTTCTCGTCGTATTCGACGCAGGCTTACTTCCACGCGATTGCCCTTGCCGAAAACCATCACGCCAGTCTGACCATCTTGTATGTCTATCAGCCCGATATGCATCATGAACAATCCGGCGACCGTTCCTTTTGGCGTGGGCAATTGGAACAGATTCGCCCCATGAATCCCGAGATTGAAGTCCATCACGAACTGCTCGAAGGCCCCCCAGCGCAGGCCATCATTCGATACGCAACCGAACACCTGATGGATCTGATTGTCTTGGGAATTCATGGTCGCACGGCCACGACCGGCCAACTGATGGGGAGTGTTGCGGAGCAGGTGCTGCGCGATGCCCCCTGCTCCGTGCTAACCGTGAAACTGCCGCAACATGCCCCGCCGGTCACACCGATGTTCGGAACCCGCCGCAATAGTTATTGA